Proteins from a single region of Apium graveolens cultivar Ventura unplaced genomic scaffold, ASM990537v1 ctg6417, whole genome shotgun sequence:
- the LOC141703270 gene encoding uncharacterized protein LOC141703270, giving the protein MDRSWLKADRRTQEFKLGVDELLNFAFLNGFKENKISCPCLRCAHSKSWNAQTVKDHLYQYGIDQTYTCWIWHGESNYVQSHVVFEQETSESSVDPTNMRMGQDIIDDEDISLDSSNFMNHVQGENEPLYPGCESFTKMRALVKLYNLKAKHGISDKCFSDVLLLLASMLLEGNNMPSSFGEAKKTLCTLGMDYEKIHACPNDCLLYRGEKDEDEMICRICGASRWKLNKKGEELEGIPAKVLWYFPLIPRLRNLFNTAQIAKDMTWHKTERQNDGKIRHPADSKTWKDVNQRWPEFAVEARNLRLALSSDGFNPFHGPGSDHSTWPVLLSIYNLPHWLCMKRKYIMLSLLISGPNQPGNDIDVYLQPLIEDLQKLWHGKQVYDAFKKESFILRGILLWTISDYPALGNLSGNIIKGYNACVVCVDKTKATRLATYKKTVVMRHRRWLPRNHPYRRQKSAFDNTMEKLSEPIPLTGEEVLERLEYWKFLPVRHTLDVMHIEKNICEALTGTLLNIPGKTKDRESVRIDLAEMGIRMELRPKNSGKKEKLPMASWNLLHKEKKIVCSSLIGMKLTDGFCLNLKGIVSMDTLRLVGMKSHDCHTMLHHLLPIALRKVIEVDKLEKMQSQLVETLCQLEKHFPPSLFDVMIHLSVHLVREVEHCGPIFLRWMYPFERYMKTFKGYVRNRAHPEGCIAEAYIAEEAVECLVNFEEPTVGLPRRAKNKEKYIPLSGATMIKPSIKDLHQAHLCLLQNSNELTPYFNEHMAFLVARYPLHENDEEWLKNKQNETFPNWFQKKILSELLDVKSMVSKEVMWLAEGPNKYVPTLSGYKVNGVTYSTKDRDDTRQVQCSGVCVHADTMLVQDKDKNIEHISHTFYGVITSIWELDYNHFRVPIFRCNWVDMNKGVTIDDLGYTVVNLHKLGFLNDPFVLGKHVKQVCYIDDSLEKFWSVVLKLPNKFDDQSDDENEGSVEIELENEVDVTMFPTVDEVEEENSSYMREEEEMIQLP; this is encoded by the exons ATGGATAGATCTTGGTTGAAAGCAGATAGAAGAACACAGGAATTTAAACTTGGAGTGGATGAATTGTTAAAttttgcatttctgaatgggtttaaagaaaataaaattagTTGTCCATGCTTAAGATGCGCTCATAGTAAATCTTGGAATGCTCAGACTGTTAAGGATCATCTTTATCAATATGGTATTGATCAAACCTATACGTGTTGGATATGGCATGGAGAGTCAAATTATGTACAGAGTCATGTAGTTTTTGAACAGGAAACTTCAGAATCATCCGTTGATCCTACAAACATGAGAATGgggcaggatattatcgatgatGAGGATATTTCGTTAGATTCTTCTAATTTTATGAATCATGTTCAAGGTGAAAATGAACCACTTTATCCTGGATGCGAGAGTTTTACAAAAATGAGAGCTTTAGTCAAGTTGTATAATTTAAAAGCAAAACATGGTATTTCTGATAAATGCTTTTCCGATGTCCTTCTTTTGCTTGCATCAATGCTTCTGGAAGGCAACAATATGCCTTCATCTTTTGGTGAAGCCAAGAAAACCTTATGTACTTTAGGCATGGATTATGAAAAAATACATGCATGTCCGAATGATTGTCTCTTATACCGCGGTGAGAAGGACGAAGATGAGATGATTTGCCGAATATGTGGGGCATCTAGATGGAAGTTAAACAAGAAAGGAGAAGAATTGGAAGGGATCCCTGCTAAGGTTCTATGGTACTTTCCATTGATACCAAGATTGAGAAATTTGTTCAATACGGCTCAGATTGCAAAGGACATGACTTGGCATAAAACCGAGCGACAAAATGATGGTAAAATTAGACATCCGGCTGACTCAAAGACATGGAAGGATGTCAATCAAAGGTGGCCTGAGTTTGCTGTAGAGGCTAGGAACCTTCGGTTAGCTTTATCCTCCGATGGATTTAATCCTTTCCATGGACCAGGAAGTGATCACTCAACATGGCCTGTGTTGCTTTCAATTTACAACCTCCCACATTGGCTTTGTATGAAGAGAAAGTACATTATGCTAAGTCTATTGATATCCGGACCAAATCAGCCTGGAAATGATATTGATGTATACCTTCAACCACTTATAGAAGATTTGCAGAAATTGTGGCATGGGAAACAAGTTTATGATGCATTTAAGAAAGAGTCTTTCATACTAAGAGGAATTTTATTGTGGACAATTAGTGATTATCCAGCCTTAGGAAACTTGTCGGGTAACATCATTAAAGGATATAATGCTTGTGTAGTTTGTGTTGATAAAACAAAAGCTACCAGGTTGGCTACTTACAAAAAGACGGTGGTTATGAGACATCGTAGATGGCTGCCCAGAAATCATCCATATCGAAGGCAAAAATCAGCCTTTGATAACACCATGGAGAAGTTATCAGAACCTATTCCTTTAACTGGAGAGGAGGTGTTAGAAAGG CTTGAGTACTGGAAGTTTTTGCCAGTTCGCCATACCCTCGATGTGATGCatatagaaaaaaatatatgCGAGGCTTTAACCGGTACATTGCTAAATATTCCCGGGAAGACAAAAGATAGAGAATCTGTTCGTATTGATTTGGCTGAAATGGGAATAAGAATGGAGCTGAGACCaaaaaattctggaaaaaaaGAGAAGTTACCGATGGCATCTTGGAACTTATTGCATAAAGAAAAAAAGATTGTCTGCTCGTCCTTGATTGGCATGAAGTTAACTGATGGTTTTTGTTTGAACCTTAAGGGTATAGTATCAATGGACACTCTGCGACTTGTTGGAATGAAATCTCATGATTGTCATACAATGTTGCATCACTTGCTCCCCATCGCACTTCG TAAAGTCATTGAGGTCGATAAATTAGAAAAAATGCAGTCTCAATTGGTGGAGACCTTATGCCAGCTAGAAAAGCACTTCCCCCCTTCCTTGTTTGATGTAATGATCCATCTCTCAGTTCATCTTGTAAGAGAAGTTGAGCATTGTGGTCCTATCTTCCTACGTTGGATGTATCCTTTCGAGAGATATATGAAGACGTTCAAGGGATATGTTCGAAACAGGGCTCATCCGGAAGGTTGCATCGCTGAGGCCTATATTGCAGAAGAGGCGGTTGAGTGTTTAGTTAATTTTGAAGAACCAACAGTTGGGTTACCGAGAAGGGCTAAGAACAAGGAGAAATACATACCCTTATCTGGTGCAACAATGATAAAGCCGAGCATCAAGGATTTGCACCAAGCACATCTGTGTCTTCTTCAAAACAGTAATGAATTGACCCCATATTTCAA TGAACATATGGCCTTCTTGGTGGCAAGATATCCATTACATGAAAATGATGAAGAATGGCTTAAGAACAAGCAAAATGAAACATTCCCTAATTGGTTTCAAAAGAAG ATTTTGTCAGAATTACTTGATGTGAAAAGTATGGTATCTAAGGAGGTAATGTGGCTTGCAGAAGGGCCTAACAAGTATGTCCCTACATTAAGTGGCTACAAAGTCAATGGTGTTACCTACAGCACAAAAGATCGTGATGATACGCGACAAGTTCAATGCAGCGGTGTTTGTGTTCATGCTGATACAATGCTCGTGCAGGATAAGGATAAGAACATTGAGCATATTTCACATACATTTTATGGAGTAATCACAAGTATTTGGGAGTTGGACTATAACCATTTTCGAGTCCCTATCTTTCGGTGCAATTGGGTAGATATGAACAAAGGGGTTACGATAGATGATTTAGGATATACAGTTGTTAATTTACACAAGTTAGGTTTTCTGAACGACCCTTTTGTGTTAGGTAAACATGTTAAGCAAGTTTGTTACATTGACGACTCTCTTGAAAAATTCTGGTCAGTTGTATTAAAATTACCAAACAAGTTCGATGATCAAAGTGACGATGAAAATGAGGGATCCGTAGAAATTGAACTTGAAAATGAGGTAGATGTCACCATGTTCCCAACTGTTGATGAAGTCGAGGAAGAAAATAGCAGTTACATGCGGGAGGAAGAAGAGATGATTCAACTTCCATAA